AAGAATGCCTCTTTTCGGGGATTTGCCGATTACATGCAGACCCCGACCTTTGAGGCTGCCATCACGGACTTGCTACAACTCGTCACCCGGCACACCGTTGCGCTGATGTGCGTCGAGGCCGTACCCTGGCGTTGTCACCGCTCCCTTATCGCCGATGCGCTCCTGGTGCGCTGCATCAATGTCATGGAGATATACGACCTTCACCACGCAAAACCCCATACCCTGAACAGCCTGGCACGGGTGGCGGGCACAACCATCAGCTACCCTCCTTAACAGTCTCACTTTAAACTAACCGATTTTCAGGAAGCGAATCGGAAATTCATTATAGACAGTATCAACAACTGTTGAAATTGAAGCAGTAAAAATGGCCTGTTACATGTCAAAGTACTCAGATTGTATTAATTTGGTCCAACTCAATTAAAATGAACACTAAAAGGTGGATGTTGTCATGACCATGCACCCCCGTCTTTACCAGCGAGTCCCCCAGCCGTTGCAGATAGCTGCCCTTCTACACTTACCATCATCCAGATTAACTAGGGCACAGAAAGAACCGGTATGGAAGGTATGGCATGGATGTAAGATCAAAGGCAGGTAAAACACGTCACGGTGGCCGACCTTTGTACTCACCCCGGCCTTGATTATGCTGGTGGTTTCCTGGCAAACCGAAACATCCTTGAAGCATTCCTTACAGTAATCCGGAGAGGCGATTAATTCACCGTTACGCCATATATCGCCGATCTTCAATTTCCCCAGATAGCCAACCGGTGCGTAAACCTGCTGCTGTTTTGTCCATGATATTTCACGAACACCTGCAGCATCAATATTAGCATCCGGCAATGGGGAAAGTGCGACTCGAATGGAGGGAGTAGAACGACGGACAAACTGGCTTGGATAACTAATGTCACCAAACCAGTCTATCCGCCAATACTGATCATCTTGCGGAAAGAAGAGTAGCTTAATGGTTTTTTGAACCACGAACGCTCCAAAAGTCTAACCAACTTGTAGATATTATCTAATTATCTTGTAGACAGTCTAATTATCTT
Above is a window of Trichlorobacter lovleyi SZ DNA encoding:
- a CDS encoding DUF488 domain-containing protein, yielding MAMTPGNVNVYTVGHSTRSLDDFTELLKRYGIGLLADVRSIPRSRHTPQFNADDLQLFLPTQGIDYQHLKGLGGLRHSRADSPNTGWKNASFRGFADYMQTPTFEAAITDLLQLVTRHTVALMCVEAVPWRCHRSLIADALLVRCINVMEIYDLHHAKPHTLNSLARVAGTTISYPP